The Suncus etruscus isolate mSunEtr1 chromosome 14, mSunEtr1.pri.cur, whole genome shotgun sequence genome contains a region encoding:
- the XRCC1 gene encoding DNA repair protein XRCC1 produces MPEIRLRHVVSCSSQDSTHRAENLLAAEAYRKWRSARAGEKTISVVLQLEKEEQIHSLDIGNDGSAFVEVLVGSSAGGGGEQDYEVLLVTSSFMSPSESRSGSNLNRVRIFGPDKLVRAAAEKRWDRVKIVCSQPYSKDSPYGLSFVRFHSPPDKDEAEASPQKVTKLGQFRVKEEDEGTNSLRPGALFFSRINKTVPAAARDPAGPSYAAATLQASSSSAASPASTAVGSTVKPQESLKGKRKLDLKQEERKAPSKPSASPSTPAPKKPKLLASSSHPAASSVPAPGKPREGTEPKAPRAGPQELGQILQGVVVVLSGFQNPFRSELRDKALELGAKYRPDWTPDSTHLICAFANTPKYSHVLGLGGRIVRKEWVLDCHRMRRRLPSRRYLMAGPGSSSEDEGDSHSDGEEASKMPRKRVQTKTKAPQAAGPSSQQRPPTPEETKPATPELQEDVDSEGEQSGGQDNGAEDSGDTEDELRRVTEQRDQRQLTDQGENGEDPYAGSTDENTDNEDQPESPDLPVPELPDFFQGKHFFLYGEFPGNERRMLQRYVTAFNGELEEYMSERVQFVITAQQWDPSFEEALMDNPSLVFVRPRWIYNCNEKQKLLPHQLYGVVPQA; encoded by the exons CTGGAGAAGGAAGAGCAGATACACAGCTTGGACATTGGCAACGATGGCTCGGCCTTTGTGGAGGTGCTGGTGGGCAGCTCGGCCGGGGGTGGCGGCGAGCAAGACTACGAG GTCCTTCTGGTCACCTCGTCTTTCATGTCCCCTTCTGAGAGTCGCAGTGGCTCAAACCTCAACCGAGTTCGCATATTTGGGCCTGATAAGTTGGTGCGGGCTGCAGCTGAGAAGCGCTGGGACCGAGTGAAAATTGTCTGTAGCCAACCGTACAGCAAG GACTCCCCCTATGGTCTGAGTTTTGTGCGGTTTCACAGCCCCCCGGACAAAGACGAGGCCGAGGCGTCACCCCAG AAGGTGACCAAGCTCGGCCAGTTTCGTGTGAAGGAGGAGGATGAGGGCACCAATTCCCTAAGACCTGGGGCACTCTTCTTCAGCCGCATCAACAAGACAGTCCCAG CTGCAGCCAGAGACCCAGCAGGCCCCAGCTATGCGGCTGCCACACTCCAGGCCTCTAGTTCCTCCGCAGCCTCCCCGGCCTCCACAGCAGTTGGGAGCACCGTCAAG CCTCAGGAATCTctcaaaggaaagaggaagctggatctaaaacaagaagaaaggaaggcCCCCAGCAAGCCATCAGCTTCACCCTCTACCCCCGCACCCAAGAAACCCAAAT TGCTCGCTTCCTCCAGTCACCCAGCTGCCAGCTCCGTCCCTGCCCCAGGGAAGCCTCGAGAAGGCACCGAGCCCAAGGCCCCCCGAGCGGGCCCCCAGGAGCTTGGGCAGATCCTGCAGGGGGTGGTAGTGGTGCTGAGCGGCTTCCAGAATCCTTTCCGCTCTGAGCTCCGAGACAAAGCCCTGGAGCTGGGCGCCAAGTACCGGCCAGACTGGACTCCAGACAGCACCCACCTCAT CTGTGCCTTTGCCAACACTCCCAAGTACAGTCATGTCCTGGGCCTTGGAGGCCGCATCGTGCGCAAAGAGTGGGTGCTGGACTGTCACCGCATGCGGCGGCGGCTCCCGTCCCGGAG GTACCTTATGGCTGGGCCGGGCTCAAGCAGTGAGGATGAAGGGGATTCTCATAGCGATGGGGAAGAAGCCTCCAAGATGCCCCGGAAG CGTGTGCAGACCAAAACCAAAGCCCCTCAGGCAGCAGGACCCAGCTCACAACAAAGACCCCCAACTCCAGAAGAGACCAAACCAGCCACCCCAGAACTTCAGGAAGATGTCGATTCTGAGGGGGAACAGTCAG GAGGGCAGGACAATGGAGCGGAAGATTCTGGGGACACTGAGGATGAGCTGAGAAG GGTGACTGAGCAGAGAGATCAGAGGCAGCTGACTGACCAGGGGGAGAACGGCGAGGACCCCTATGCAGGATCCACGGATGAGAACACAGACAACGAAGATCAGCCGGagtcccctgacctgccagttCCTGAGCTTCCTG ATTTCTTCCAGGGTAAGCACTTCTTCCTGTACGGGGAGTTCCCTGGCAATGAGCGAAGGATGCTGCAGCGATACGTCACTGCCTTCAATGG GGAGCTTGAGGAGTATATGAGCGAGCGTGTCCAGTTTGTGATCACGGCCCAGCAATGGGACCCCAGCTTCGAAGAG GCTCTGATGGACAACCCCTCCTTGGTGTTTGTGCGGCCCCGCTGGATCTATAACTGCAACGAGAAGCAGAAGCTGCTCCCGCACCAGCTTTACGGCGTGGTGCCCCAGGCCTGA